The Blautia hydrogenotrophica DSM 10507 genome window below encodes:
- a CDS encoding response regulator transcription factor, whose protein sequence is MDALKILVVDDESRMRKLVKDFLVRDNFEVIEAADGEEAVDLFYSDKNIALIILDVMMPKMDGWEVCREIRKNSKVPIIMLTARGDERDELLGFELGVDEYISKPFSPKILVARVEAILRRTGQTNKEDVLSLGGIVVDKAAHQVTVEGSPIELSFKEFELLSYFIENQGIALSREKILNSVWNYDYFGDARTIDTHVKKLRSKLGEKGEYIKTVWGMGYKFEVEE, encoded by the coding sequence ATGCTTTAAAAATATTAGTGGTTGACGATGAGAGCAGAATGCGCAAGCTGGTAAAAGATTTTTTGGTTCGCGACAACTTTGAGGTGATTGAGGCAGCGGACGGGGAGGAAGCAGTCGACTTGTTTTACTCTGATAAAAATATCGCGTTAATTATTTTGGATGTGATGATGCCGAAAATGGATGGTTGGGAAGTTTGCCGTGAAATTCGTAAGAATTCCAAAGTTCCGATTATCATGCTGACCGCTCGGGGGGATGAGAGAGATGAACTTTTAGGATTCGAGTTGGGAGTCGACGAGTATATTTCGAAACCGTTCAGCCCTAAGATACTGGTGGCTCGGGTTGAGGCAATTTTGCGCCGGACGGGACAAACAAACAAAGAAGATGTTCTCAGTTTGGGTGGAATTGTCGTGGACAAAGCTGCTCACCAGGTGACGGTGGAGGGAAGTCCCATCGAGCTTAGCTTTAAAGAATTTGAATTGCTTTCCTATTTTATCGAGAACCAGGGAATTGCGTTGTCAAGGGAGAAGATTTTAAATTCCGTTTGGAATTACGACTACTTTGGAGACGCCCGTACGATTGACACTCATGTAAAAAAGCTAAGAAGTAAACTGGGAGAAAAAGGAGAGTACATTAAGACCGTCTGGGGAATGGGGTATAAGTTCGAGGTGGAAGAATGA